In the Leptolyngbyaceae cyanobacterium genome, one interval contains:
- a CDS encoding helix-turn-helix transcriptional regulator, whose translation MKCDTSTVDRSTTNTHNRHMNESREKILRTLGQLVKQQRTALGISQEELGLRANLDRTYISGVERGVRNPSVTALVSLASGLGITVSDLLENLEIETDKIE comes from the coding sequence ATGAAATGTGACACATCGACCGTAGACCGATCGACCACAAACACCCACAATCGGCACATGAACGAATCGAGAGAAAAGATTCTGCGTACCTTGGGTCAACTTGTCAAGCAACAGCGAACAGCGCTTGGTATCTCCCAAGAGGAACTCGGACTACGCGCTAATTTAGATCGTACTTACATTTCTGGAGTCGAGCGCGGAGTCAGAAATCCTTCTGTTACTGCGCTTGTCAGTCTTGCTAGTGGCTTAGGTATCACAGTTTCGGATCTGCTCGAAAATCTGGAAATAGAAACGGATAAGATAGAGTGA
- a CDS encoding DNA cytosine methyltransferase, protein MNLIFLNAIYFNGDIANFNSQNWLNEIGSPEIHLVIGGPPCQGFSVAGKRDPNDPRNRLFKEFVRVVSEIRPWYVVMENVPGILTMKKGAVLKAICEEFADIGYPNMSVAILESAAYGVPQIRPRAIFIANRFGMENPYPKIQLLPDQYKPIESAISDLPEYTAIPEINHEWTRHSAEYMERIAKVPPGGSLYESYVDAFKRQYPGKPSMTVKENHGGTHIHPYLNRVISAREMARLQTFPDSFIFKGSMKKAMWQIGNAVPPRLAECIGYGLIHYLNAVESRNQPEISVNRFEQIQLSFD, encoded by the coding sequence ATAAATTTAATTTTCCTCAATGCCATCTATTTTAACGGAGATATCGCTAATTTTAATTCCCAAAATTGGCTGAATGAAATAGGTTCTCCCGAAATACATCTGGTAATTGGGGGGCCACCATGCCAAGGTTTTTCAGTTGCCGGAAAACGCGATCCAAACGATCCTCGCAATCGTTTATTTAAAGAATTCGTGCGCGTTGTCTCAGAAATCCGTCCTTGGTACGTGGTAATGGAAAATGTACCGGGAATTCTCACCATGAAAAAAGGTGCAGTTCTGAAAGCAATTTGCGAAGAATTTGCTGATATTGGATATCCAAATATGTCGGTGGCAATTTTAGAATCTGCTGCTTATGGAGTACCACAAATTAGACCGAGAGCGATTTTTATAGCCAATCGATTTGGTATGGAAAACCCATATCCAAAAATTCAATTATTACCCGATCAATACAAACCTATTGAATCAGCAATTTCTGACTTACCAGAGTATACAGCTATTCCAGAAATAAATCACGAATGGACTCGCCATTCAGCAGAATATATGGAAAGAATAGCGAAAGTTCCGCCTGGTGGTTCTTTGTATGAAAGTTACGTTGATGCTTTTAAGCGTCAATACCCTGGTAAACCGAGTATGACTGTCAAAGAAAATCACGGCGGTACTCATATTCATCCTTATTTAAATCGGGTTATTTCGGCGCGAGAAATGGCTCGTTTGCAGACATTTCCAGACAGTTTTATTTTTAAAGGTTCAATGAAAAAAGCTATGTGGCAAATTGGTAATGCTGTGCCACCGAGATTAGCAGAGTGTATAGGTTATGGACTAATACATTATTTGAATGCTGTTGAATCTAGAAATCAACCAGAAATTTCTGTTAATCGTTTTGAGCAGATTCAGCTAAGTTTTGATTGA
- a CDS encoding DNA cytosine methyltransferase: MEAIQLSLFCEIENQNPVKKQKKPKLGRYERIQKELNENGDPYKIFIDVNTPPTATSTYRFVDLFCGAGGITQGLVQAGFQPIASVEINSIASATYKFNFPQCHLF; encoded by the coding sequence ATGGAAGCAATACAACTATCCTTGTTTTGCGAGATCGAAAATCAAAACCCCGTCAAGAAACAGAAGAAACCTAAATTAGGACGTTACGAACGCATTCAAAAGGAACTCAACGAAAACGGCGACCCATACAAAATATTTATTGATGTAAACACGCCACCTACAGCAACATCAACCTATCGATTTGTCGATCTTTTCTGCGGTGCAGGAGGAATCACCCAAGGTTTAGTGCAAGCAGGATTTCAACCAATCGCAAGTGTAGAAATAAACTCGATCGCTTCCGCCACCTATAAATTTAATTTTCCTCAATGCCATCTATTTTAA
- a CDS encoding type II toxin-antitoxin system RelE/ParE family toxin: MKYRIEISSVAEAEADKAFLWMSKVTSSQKARLWYDGLLRAIESLSEMPKRCPLARENEYFSHEIRQLLYGKGHNAYRILFSIVENEELSTVRILHIRHAAQQTIGINEEESTE; encoded by the coding sequence ATGAAATATCGCATTGAAATTTCAAGTGTAGCAGAAGCAGAAGCAGATAAGGCTTTTCTATGGATGTCTAAAGTTACATCTTCTCAAAAGGCTCGTCTCTGGTATGATGGATTGCTAAGAGCAATTGAGTCTCTATCAGAAATGCCTAAACGTTGCCCTTTGGCTAGAGAAAATGAGTATTTCAGCCACGAAATTCGGCAATTACTCTACGGTAAAGGGCATAACGCATATCGTATTCTTTTCAGCATTGTAGAAAATGAAGAGTTATCAACAGTTCGTATTCTTCACATCCGACACGCAGCACAGCAAACAATCGGTATAAATGAAGAG